The Leclercia adecarboxylata region ACCGCACGGAAAAGTACCATTCCGGCTAAAAAGTGAGCAGCTTTAATTGTAATGACGCAGAGGTACTATTAAGCAAACAACTAATTTGAACATTATTATTCTCGAAAATGTTTGCGTGACGGAGATTACATAATTAGGACGATTCTGTCATTTGAAATTCATTCAGAATGCGTACTAATCACGGAAAAATAGCAAAAGCCTATTAACTCTGGTGGGGGCGAGAAAATTCTTATTGGTCTATAGGAATTAATGTCAGTGACTATTTCTAAGGTAAACTAAATGGCTTAAGAAGCAGCCAGTCGTGTATGCGACCGGCTGGGGAAAGGGGTCAAGCGGTTACTTCTTGTTCAATCAGCACCGGATGAAATCTGCGTTTAAAGTAAATCAGCCCGTGTCCGTCCTCACTTAAGTGGATATTTTTGATTGCCACCAGGTAGACCAGGTGGGTGCCGATGGTCTGCACCTGGCTAATCTCACCTTCCAGGCTCGCCAGCGCGCCATTTAACACCGGCTGGGCCAGCACGCCTTTTTGCCAGCAGGAGAGGTTGAACCGCTCCTCCATCGCCATGCCGGTCATTCCGGCAAAATGACGCGCCATCAGCTCCTGTTCGTGGTTGAGCACGTTAATGCACAGCTTGCCGTTCCCCTGGAAAACCGGGTTCATGGCGCTGTTGGCATTCAGGCACACCATCACCGACGGTGGCGTATCCGTGACCGAGCAGACCGCCGTGGCGGTAATGCCGCAGCGCCCGGCTTCGCCGTCGGTGGTGATCACATTGACCGCCGCAGAGAGGCTGGCCATCGCGTCGCGAAAACGCAGGCGTTGTTCATCATGTTGCATAAAGACCTCCCGCTGCCTTATTTCAGCAGCTTGTCCAGCAGGTTGATATCGGTGTTGTTGTGCAGGTGCGGAACCGTCCAGCCGTTCTGGTCATACTCAGACAGGCAGCGGTCGACCATCGCCATCATCTTGTCCATGTTGCCGGAGGTCTGCGCCTGGCGCAGACACTGCAGGCGGATTTCATCCTGACTACCGGAGTAGTTGATCTCATACAGCTCGTGGCGTCCGCCGAACTCGCTGCCGATGGCATCCCACATCAGTTTTAAGATCTTGATGCGCTCCACGTGGTCCATGCCGTTGGAGCCGCGCACGTACTTCGCCAGGTATTTGTCGATCTGCGGATTGTTCAGATCCCGGGCGCTGGACGGCAGGTAGATCAGGCCGCTGGTGACGTTGCGCTCGATAATGTTTTTGATCTTCGCGTAGGCCATCGGAGCCATTACACGGTAGGTTTGCAGTGCAGCGTGGTCCGGCAGGTAAGCCCCGTTTACCCACGGGGTGGCTTCCGAGCACATGGAGTCGCTCAGGGCCCAGAACATGTTGCGCCAGGCCACCACCTCACCCAGGTCGGCCTGCACGCCGCGGAACTCGGCGGTGCCGGTACACTCCAGCGACTTTTTCAGCAGCCCGGTGATGAAGTCGAGCTTCACCGCCAGCCGCACGCACGCCTGCAGCGGATACATGCGGGCGAATCCGCCTTCCATGGTCCAGCGACGGCAGCGGTCGAAATCGCGGTAAATCAGCACGTTCTCCCACGGGATGAGCACGTTATCCATCACCAGGATGGCATCGTTCTCGTCAAAGCGGCTGGTGAGCGGGTAGTCGTAAGGGGAGCCGGTCGCGCCAGCCACCAGCTCGTAGGAGGCGCGGGAAATCAGCTTCACCCCTTCGGCATCCATCGGGGCAACAAACATCAGGGCGAAGTCCGGGTTCTCGCCCATCACCTGCGCCGAACCAAAGCCGATCATGTTGTAGTGGGTCAGCGCCGAGTTGGTGGCGACCACTTTAGCGCCGCTGACGACGATCCCGGCGTCGGTCTCTTTTTCCAGCTTGATGTAGACGTCTTTCACTTCATCGGCCGGTTTATGGCGGTCGATCGGCGGGTTGACGATGGCGTGGTTAAAGTACAGGCCGGTTTCCTGAATGCGGGTGTACCAGTTGCGGGCGTTCTGCTCGAACTGGCCATAAAATGCCGGGTTAGCGCCCAGCGCGCAGCCGAAGGCGGCTTTGTAGTCCGGCGTGCGTCCCATCCAGCCGTAGCTCAGGCGGGACCACTCAGCAATGGCGTCGCGCTGCTGGCGCAGGTCGCTGGCACTTTTCGCCACCCGGAAGAACTTATGGGTGT contains the following coding sequences:
- the hpaB gene encoding 4-hydroxyphenylacetate 3-monooxygenase, oxygenase component, which gives rise to MKPEDFRASTTRPLTGEEYLKSLQDGREIYIYGERVKDVTTHPAFRNAAASVAQLYDALHKPDMQDTLCWNTDTGSGGYTHKFFRVAKSASDLRQQRDAIAEWSRLSYGWMGRTPDYKAAFGCALGANPAFYGQFEQNARNWYTRIQETGLYFNHAIVNPPIDRHKPADEVKDVYIKLEKETDAGIVVSGAKVVATNSALTHYNMIGFGSAQVMGENPDFALMFVAPMDAEGVKLISRASYELVAGATGSPYDYPLTSRFDENDAILVMDNVLIPWENVLIYRDFDRCRRWTMEGGFARMYPLQACVRLAVKLDFITGLLKKSLECTGTAEFRGVQADLGEVVAWRNMFWALSDSMCSEATPWVNGAYLPDHAALQTYRVMAPMAYAKIKNIIERNVTSGLIYLPSSARDLNNPQIDKYLAKYVRGSNGMDHVERIKILKLMWDAIGSEFGGRHELYEINYSGSQDEIRLQCLRQAQTSGNMDKMMAMVDRCLSEYDQNGWTVPHLHNNTDINLLDKLLK
- a CDS encoding 4-hydroxyphenylacetate 3-monooxygenase reductase subunit, whose protein sequence is MQHDEQRLRFRDAMASLSAAVNVITTDGEAGRCGITATAVCSVTDTPPSVMVCLNANSAMNPVFQGNGKLCINVLNHEQELMARHFAGMTGMAMEERFNLSCWQKGVLAQPVLNGALASLEGEISQVQTIGTHLVYLVAIKNIHLSEDGHGLIYFKRRFHPVLIEQEVTA